One segment of Desulfobaccales bacterium DNA contains the following:
- a CDS encoding pseudouridine synthase, with protein MSRERLQKYLARCGVASRREAEELIRAGRVKVNGQVVTVLGAKVDPRRDRVQVDGRPVEPLPPVTLMLHKPAGYVSTTRDPQGRRVVLDLIPKEFGRLYPVGRLDYDATGLMLLTNDGELAQRLMHPRYQVPRTYRVTVAGEMTDDTLKQLAGGVELEGRPVSTAVTLLKREADRTVLELTVWEGRYHLVKRLLEGVGHPVLKLKRIAFGPLRLGRLKRGAFRPLTKGELINLMGTARAKFLKPATPVVRKEAPRREAPPPPPKPRRIRVRTPE; from the coding sequence ATGAGCCGGGAACGACTGCAGAAATATCTGGCCCGCTGCGGGGTGGCCTCCCGGCGAGAGGCGGAAGAGCTCATCCGGGCGGGCCGGGTCAAGGTGAACGGCCAGGTGGTGACGGTGCTGGGGGCCAAGGTGGATCCCCGGCGGGACCGGGTGCAGGTGGACGGCCGCCCGGTGGAGCCGCTTCCCCCTGTCACCCTGATGCTCCACAAACCGGCGGGCTACGTCTCCACCACCCGGGATCCCCAGGGGCGGCGGGTGGTGCTGGATCTGATCCCCAAGGAGTTCGGCCGCCTCTATCCGGTGGGCCGCCTGGATTATGACGCCACGGGGCTCATGCTCCTCACCAACGACGGGGAGCTGGCCCAGCGTCTCATGCACCCCCGCTACCAGGTGCCCCGCACCTATCGGGTGACCGTGGCGGGGGAGATGACCGACGACACCCTGAAGCAGTTGGCCGGCGGGGTGGAGCTGGAGGGCCGGCCGGTGTCCACCGCGGTGACCCTGCTCAAACGGGAGGCGGACCGCACCGTGCTGGAGCTTACGGTCTGGGAGGGCCGCTACCATCTGGTGAAGCGCCTGCTGGAGGGGGTGGGCCACCCGGTCCTCAAGCTCAAGCGCATCGCCTTCGGGCCGCTCAGGCTGGGCCGCCTGAAGCGGGGGGCCTTTCGGCCGCTCACCAAAGGGGAGCTCATCAATCTCATGGGGACGGCCCGGGCCAAGTTTCTCAAGCCCGCCACGCCGGTGGTCCGCAAAGAGGCGCCGCGGCGGGAGGCGCCGCCCCCGCCGCCGAAGCCCCGGCGCATCCGGGTGCGCACCCCGGAATGA
- a CDS encoding site-2 protease family protein, producing the protein MTDSHLAPASLPPEDLPQEEAQRPPGWKLNLALFLLTVVTTVVAGALQQGVNPLATPWLIYKGIPFSFTLLLILGAHETAHFLASRHHRLEVSLPYFLPAPPFPFIVGTFGAFIRIRSPIRDKRALLDVGCSGPLTGVAVALPVLYWGLIHSQVRYFPPGAMAGLILGEPLFFKLVSWLAFGSLPQEAVVVMHPVAFAGWIGLLVTALNLLPVGQLDGGHVVYALFPRYHRFISWGALLVLAALGVLVWQGWLVWAGLLLLLGVRHPLPMDIWLPLDRRRRILGALTIAVFFLSFTPMPFSLD; encoded by the coding sequence ATGACCGATAGTCACCTGGCACCGGCCTCCCTGCCTCCGGAGGACCTCCCCCAGGAGGAGGCCCAGCGGCCCCCGGGGTGGAAGCTCAATCTGGCCCTCTTCCTCCTCACCGTGGTGACTACGGTGGTGGCCGGGGCGCTGCAGCAGGGGGTCAATCCGCTGGCCACCCCCTGGCTGATTTACAAGGGCATCCCCTTTTCCTTCACCCTGCTCCTCATTCTGGGGGCCCACGAGACGGCCCATTTTCTGGCTTCCCGGCATCACCGCCTGGAGGTGTCGCTGCCCTATTTCCTGCCGGCGCCGCCTTTCCCCTTCATTGTCGGCACTTTCGGGGCCTTCATCCGCATCCGCTCCCCCATCCGGGATAAGCGGGCCTTGCTGGACGTGGGCTGCTCCGGGCCGCTGACCGGGGTGGCGGTGGCCTTGCCGGTGTTGTATTGGGGTTTGATTCATTCTCAGGTGCGCTACTTTCCCCCTGGTGCCATGGCGGGGCTGATCCTGGGGGAGCCCTTGTTTTTCAAGCTGGTGAGCTGGCTGGCCTTCGGCAGCCTCCCCCAAGAGGCAGTGGTGGTGATGCACCCGGTGGCCTTCGCTGGCTGGATCGGGCTGTTGGTGACGGCCCTGAACCTGTTGCCGGTGGGGCAGCTGGACGGCGGGCATGTGGTGTATGCCCTGTTTCCTCGCTACCATCGTTTCATTTCGTGGGGCGCCCTCCTCGTGTTGGCGGCTCTCGGGGTGCTGGTCTGGCAGGGCTGGCTGGTGTGGGCCGGGCTGCTTTTACTGTTGGGGGTCCGCCATCCCCTGCCCATGGATATCTGGCTGCCCTTGGACCGGCGCCGCCGGATTCTGGGCGCGCTGACCATTGCGGTTTTCTTTCTGAGCTTTACTCCCATGCCCTTCTCCCTGGATTGA